Proteins encoded together in one bacterium window:
- a CDS encoding single-stranded DNA-binding protein, which produces MQFSQNICFLIGNVTKDPELRFTQGGAAVARFGLATSRGVKKGEGWEQVTTFHNIVCWQKLAEHVSERLKKGMYVTVQGRIENRSYDGKDGIKRYVSEVIAESVFFKTPRNEAFEPEHKELPETSEEPADEVPF; this is translated from the coding sequence ATGCAATTTTCACAAAACATCTGTTTCCTGATAGGAAATGTGACCAAGGACCCTGAATTGAGGTTTACGCAGGGAGGGGCCGCTGTCGCGAGGTTCGGGCTTGCCACCAGCCGCGGTGTCAAAAAGGGCGAGGGATGGGAACAGGTAACCACTTTTCATAATATTGTATGCTGGCAAAAGCTGGCCGAACATGTTTCAGAGAGGCTCAAAAAAGGGATGTATGTCACGGTCCAGGGCAGGATCGAAAACCGTTCTTATGACGGCAAGGATGGTATAAAACGCTATGTTTCTGAAGTGATAGCTGAAAGCGTGTTTTTCAAAACACCCAGGAACGAGGCATTTGAACCGGAACATAAAGAATTGCCGGAAACATCCGAAGAGCCGGCTGACGAGGTCCCTTTTTAA
- a CDS encoding GIY-YIG nuclease family protein — translation MWFVYILECKNKSLYTGVTNNIERRFKEHLNKKVTL, via the coding sequence ATGTGGTTTGTTTATATTTTAGAATGTAAAAATAAATCTTTATATACAGGTGTAACTAATAATATAGAACGCCGTTTTAAAGAGCATCTTAATAAAAAAGTAACCCTTTAG
- a CDS encoding DUF2326 domain-containing protein — MLLLLLLVIFYYLFVFLHQYKKLFFLYQLHSPTCNDENAKKIIIERNFLSRKELIRKINGKNLTEDEFEVTLSKLIFPDHYAEKPTFRQIISHNIRYKDESINNTLKTLDKYTTDAEYETLYLFLFGCEFNKGSSKQEILAKLKQEDTYKKRLEKNQTKTAYETTLSIINNEIEELNKRKASFNLNKNFEADLEKLNNIKYQINKISSEISRLNIRRDLIIEAQQELNSRKSEIDLQQLRLIYNQATNQITGIQKTFDDLVKYHNQMIFEKVKYITKELPALESNIQSKKESLRKLLLEEKSLSTGIAKSDSFKDLEVIIDALGEKFRKKGEYENIIQQLNEVEDNIKEYNKQLSEINNELFSNDFEKTVKIQINKFNKYFASISTNLYGEQYALKYDIIINKKNQRLYKFSAFNTNISSGKKQGEISCFDIAYTLFADAEDMPCLHFLLNDKKELMHDNQLVKIAELVNRSDIQFIASILKDKLPEELNRDDYFAVKLSPQDKLFRIENSR, encoded by the coding sequence TTGCTTCTTCTTTTACTTTTAGTAATTTTTTATTACCTTTTTGTATTTCTTCATCAATATAAGAAATTATTTTTTCTATATCAGTTACACTCTCCAACATGTAATGATGAAAATGCTAAAAAAATTATAATTGAAAGAAATTTTTTATCGCGAAAAGAATTAATCAGAAAAATTAATGGGAAAAACCTAACAGAAGACGAGTTTGAAGTAACACTTTCTAAATTAATATTTCCGGATCACTATGCCGAAAAGCCAACGTTCAGGCAAATTATTTCTCATAACATTAGATATAAGGATGAAAGTATAAATAATACATTGAAAACGCTAGACAAATATACGACCGATGCGGAATACGAGACGTTATATTTGTTTTTGTTTGGCTGTGAGTTCAATAAAGGCAGTTCGAAACAAGAGATTTTAGCAAAGTTAAAACAGGAAGATACGTATAAAAAAAGACTTGAGAAAAATCAAACAAAAACAGCTTATGAAACTACTCTTTCTATTATTAATAATGAAATCGAAGAGCTTAATAAACGCAAAGCAAGCTTTAATCTGAATAAGAATTTTGAGGCCGATTTAGAAAAACTAAACAACATAAAATATCAAATCAATAAAATAAGCTCAGAAATTAGCAGATTGAATATTCGCAGAGATTTGATTATTGAAGCTCAACAAGAATTAAATTCCCGTAAATCAGAAATTGACTTACAACAATTACGATTAATTTATAATCAAGCTACGAATCAAATTACTGGAATTCAGAAAACATTCGATGACTTGGTCAAATATCATAATCAAATGATATTTGAAAAAGTAAAATATATTACAAAAGAATTGCCTGCTTTAGAGAGCAATATTCAAAGCAAAAAAGAATCTTTGAGAAAATTATTACTGGAAGAAAAATCGTTATCGACAGGAATTGCTAAGAGTGATTCATTTAAAGACTTGGAAGTTATTATTGATGCATTAGGTGAAAAATTTAGGAAAAAAGGAGAATACGAAAACATTATTCAGCAACTAAATGAAGTCGAAGATAATATTAAAGAATACAACAAACAGCTTAGTGAAATTAATAATGAGTTATTTTCTAATGATTTTGAGAAGACTGTAAAAATCCAAATTAATAAGTTTAATAAATATTTCGCTTCAATTTCGACTAATTTATATGGGGAGCAATACGCTTTAAAATACGATATTATTATTAATAAGAAAAATCAACGATTATATAAATTCAGCGCTTTTAATACTAATATTAGTTCGGGCAAAAAACAGGGTGAAATATCATGTTTTGATATAGCATATACATTATTTGCGGACGCAGAAGATATGCCTTGTTTACATTTTTTACTAAATGATAAAAAAGAATTAATGCATGATAACCAATTGGTTAAAATTGCAGAGCTTGTAAATCGAAGCGATATCCAATTTATTGCATCTATTTTAAAAGATAAATTACCAGAAGAATTGAATAGGGATGATTATTTTGCAGTAAAACTTTCTCCGCAAGACAAGTTATTTAGGATCGAGAATTCCCGGTGA